The genomic DNA CCGTGCTGATCTTCCCGGACCTCAACACCGGCAACAACACCTACAAGGCCGTGCAGCGCTCGGCCGGCGCGATCGCCGTCGGCCCGGTCATGCAGGGTCTGCGCAAGCCCGTCAACGACCTGTCCCGCGGCGCCCTCGTGCAGGACATCGTGAACACCGTCGCCATCACCGCGATCCAGGCCCAGTCCCCCCACGAGAAGGCGACCGCCCAGTGAGCCCGACCCGCGTCCTCGTCCTCAACTCCGGCTCCTCGTCGGTGAAGTACCAGCTGCTCGACATGCGGGACAGCAGCCGGCTGGCCGTGGGTCTGGTCGAGCGCATCGGTGAGGGGACCTCCCGGCTGAAGCACACGCCGCTCACCACGGGTGTCTCCCGGGAGCTGACCAGCCCGGTCGCCGACCACGCGGCCGCCCTCAAGACCGTCGCCGAGGAGCTGGCGAAGGACGGGCTCGGCCTGGACTCCCCCGAGCTGGCGGCGATCGGCCACCGCGTGGTGCACGGCGGCAGGTCCTTCACCGAGCCGACCGTCATCGACGACGACGTCCTCGCCGAGATCGAGCGGCTGATCCCCGTGGCGCCGCTGCACAACCCGGCCAACCTCACCGGCATCCGCACCGCCATGGCGCTGCGCCCGGACCTCCCCCAGGTCGCCGTCTTCGACACCGCCTTCCACACGACGATGCCGGAGTCGGCGGCGCGCTACGCGATCGACGTGAAGACGGCCGACGAGCACCGCGTCCGGCGCTACGGCTTCCACGGCACCTCGCACGCGTATGTGTCCCGGGCGACCGCGAAGCTCCTGGGCAGGGCGCCGAAGGACGTGAACCTGATCGTGCTGCACCTGGGCAACGGCGCCTCCGCGTCGGCCGT from Streptomyces avermitilis MA-4680 = NBRC 14893 includes the following:
- a CDS encoding acetate kinase — encoded protein: MSPTRVLVLNSGSSSVKYQLLDMRDSSRLAVGLVERIGEGTSRLKHTPLTTGVSRELTSPVADHAAALKTVAEELAKDGLGLDSPELAAIGHRVVHGGRSFTEPTVIDDDVLAEIERLIPVAPLHNPANLTGIRTAMALRPDLPQVAVFDTAFHTTMPESAARYAIDVKTADEHRVRRYGFHGTSHAYVSRATAKLLGRAPKDVNLIVLHLGNGASASAVRGGRCVDTSMGLTPLEGLVMGTRSGDMDPAVIFHLMRVGGMSTDEVDTLLNTKSGLIGLCGDNDMREIRRRVDEGDEQAALAFDIYIHRLKKYIGAYYAVLGRVDAVAFTAGVGENAAPVRAAAIAGLEELGLVVDSERNAVRSDEPRIVSPEDARVAVAVVPTDEELEIAQQTYALVGTAHHLT